One Dokdonia sp. Dokd-P16 genomic window carries:
- a CDS encoding FtsL-like putative cell division protein, translating to MSKFNNILKGKFLVDEDAFKNWRMIIFISVLALIMIASSHRADEKVYEIARLKEEVAELRSEAVDSRVNLWKLKTNSSVARALEARGIKPSNVPPKKIKVTTQETD from the coding sequence GTGAGCAAGTTTAATAATATACTCAAGGGTAAATTTCTAGTAGATGAGGACGCCTTTAAAAACTGGAGGATGATCATTTTCATTTCAGTTCTAGCATTAATCATGATTGCTAGTTCGCACAGAGCAGATGAGAAGGTCTATGAGATTGCAAGATTAAAAGAAGAAGTAGCCGAGCTGAGAAGCGAAGCGGTAGACAGCCGAGTAAATCTCTGGAAGTTAAAAACAAATAGTAGTGTGGCAAGAGCGTTAGAGGCAAGAGGAATTAAACCTTCTAATGTGCCGCCCAAAAAGATAAAAGTAACAACGCAAGAAACAGATTAA